The Bos indicus x Bos taurus breed Angus x Brahman F1 hybrid chromosome 10, Bos_hybrid_MaternalHap_v2.0, whole genome shotgun sequence genome has a segment encoding these proteins:
- the LOC113899467 gene encoding olfactory receptor 4F6-like produces MGGANCSVVSEFVFLGLSDSWEIQLLLFLFFSVFYMASLMGNLLVVLSVSADTSLHSPMYFLLANLSFLDMGFCSTTAPKMIYDLFRKRKAISFGGCLTQIFFIHDIGGTEMVLLIAMAFDRYVAICKPLHYLTIMSPRMCVLILAAAWVLGLIHSVAQLAFVIELPFCGPNVLDSFYCDLPRFIKLACTETYRLEFMVTASSGLISVGSFFILIISYIFILVTVWKHSSGSVSKALSTLSAHVTVVVLFFGPLIFFYTWPFPSSHLDKFLAIFDAVLTPFLNPVIYTFRNKEMKAAMKKLCHQLVSYSKMS; encoded by the coding sequence ATGGGTGGAGCCAACTGCTCTGTGGTGTCTGAGTTTGTGTTCCTGGGACTCTCCGATTCCTGGGAGATCcagcttcttcttttccttttcttctctgtgttctaCATGGCAAGCCTGATGGGAAACCTCCTTGTTGTGTTATCTGTGAGTGCTGACACTAGCTTGCACTCCCCCATGTATTTCCTGCTGGCCAACCTCTCCTTTCTTGACATGGGGTTTTGCTCTACTACTGCTCCCAAAATGATTTATGACCTTTTCAGAAAACGCAAAGCCATCTCTTTTGGAGGTTGCCTAACTCAGATCTTCTTTATTCATGACATTGGGGGCACAGAAATGGTGCTGCTCATTGCCATGGCCTTTGACAGATATGTGGCCATATGCAAGCCTCTCCACTACCTGACCATTATGAGCCCACGAATGTGTGTTTTGATTTTGGCTGCTGCCTGGGTCCTTGGCCTCATCCACTCAGTGGCCCAACTGGCTTTTGTCATAGAGTTGCCGTTCTGTGGTCCTAATGTACTGGACAGCTTTTATTGTGACCTCCCCCGATTCATTAAACTTGCTTGCACAGAGACCTATAGACTAGAGTTCATGGTCACTGCCAGCAGTGGACTCATCTCTGTGGGCTCCTTCTTCATATTGATTATTTCCTATATCTTCATTCTGGTCACTGTTTGGAAACACTCCTCAGGTAGTGTATCCAAGGCCCTCTCCACCTTGTCAGCTCACGTCACTGTGGTGGTCTTATTTTTTGGGCCATTAATCTTCTTCTACACCTGGCCCTTCCCTTCATCACACTTGGACAAGTTCCTTGCTATCTTTGATGCAGTGCTCActccttttctgaatccagtcaTCTATACATTCAGGAACAAGGAGATGaaagcagcaatgaagaaactCTGCCATCAGCTTGTGAGTTACAGCAAGATGTCCTAA